One segment of Massilia sp. Se16.2.3 DNA contains the following:
- the fliL gene encoding flagellar basal body-associated protein FliL, producing the protein MKLMIMLVAGVLLLGGGAGASWFFMHGSGDADAHEEASPKKKKKKDKEAVKADYLPLESFTVNLQPENGDQYLQVQFTLQIEGPEQVELIKENMAKVRSRVLLLLSNKKASEINTVEGKQQLAAEIKAEVQKPFDEHGDEQEVADVLFTSFIIQ; encoded by the coding sequence ATGAAGCTCATGATCATGCTGGTCGCGGGCGTGCTGCTGCTCGGCGGCGGCGCCGGCGCCAGCTGGTTCTTCATGCATGGCAGCGGCGACGCCGATGCCCATGAGGAAGCGTCGCCGAAGAAGAAGAAAAAGAAGGACAAGGAGGCCGTCAAGGCCGACTACCTGCCGCTCGAATCCTTCACCGTCAACCTGCAGCCCGAGAATGGCGACCAATATCTGCAAGTCCAGTTTACACTGCAGATCGAGGGTCCCGAACAGGTCGAGTTGATCAAGGAAAACATGGCAAAGGTGCGCAGCCGCGTGCTGCTGCTGTTGTCGAACAAGAAGGCATCGGAAATCAATACGGTCGAAGGCAAGCAGCAGCTGGCGGCCGAGATCAAGGCCGAGGTGCAGAAGCCTTTCGACGAGCACGGCGACGAGCAGGAAGTGGCCGACGTGTTGTTCACCTCTTTCATCATTCAGTAA
- the fliM gene encoding flagellar motor switch protein FliM produces the protein MADNFLSQEEVDALLKGVNGDQDDIAAPEDTSGVRTYNLATQERIVRGRMPTLEIINERFARLLRIGLFNFLRRSAEVSVGSVRVSKYSEFIRNLVVPTNLNLIHMKPLRGTALMVFDPGLVFLLVDNLFGGDGRFHTRVEGRDFTQTEQRIIMRILDVVFEAYTKSWEPVYPIEFEYVRSEMNTQFANIATPNEVVVSSTFTIELGPVSGQIHFCMPYSMIEPIRDALTSSIQGEALEVDKRWIRLMTQQIQVAEVELVAELGHGKANFDEILNMKVGDVISITVPESIQATVDGVPVMECTYGVSNGQYALKVEKLLANSDSFNQEKHNV, from the coding sequence ATGGCCGATAATTTCCTCTCACAGGAAGAAGTCGATGCCCTCCTCAAGGGGGTCAACGGCGATCAGGACGACATTGCCGCGCCTGAAGATACCTCGGGAGTCCGCACGTACAACCTGGCGACCCAGGAGCGGATCGTGCGCGGCCGTATGCCGACGCTCGAGATCATCAACGAGCGTTTCGCGCGCCTGCTGCGCATCGGCCTGTTCAACTTCCTGCGCCGCAGCGCCGAGGTGTCCGTCGGCTCGGTGCGCGTCTCCAAGTACAGCGAATTCATCCGCAACCTGGTAGTCCCGACCAACCTGAACCTGATCCACATGAAACCGCTGCGCGGCACCGCGCTGATGGTGTTCGATCCGGGTCTCGTGTTCCTGCTGGTGGACAACCTGTTCGGTGGCGACGGCCGCTTCCACACCCGCGTCGAGGGCCGCGACTTCACGCAAACCGAGCAGCGCATCATCATGCGCATCCTCGACGTCGTGTTCGAGGCCTATACCAAGTCGTGGGAACCGGTCTATCCGATCGAATTCGAGTACGTGCGCTCGGAGATGAACACCCAGTTCGCGAACATCGCGACGCCGAACGAAGTCGTGGTATCGTCAACGTTCACGATCGAGCTCGGTCCCGTGTCGGGCCAGATCCACTTCTGCATGCCCTACTCGATGATCGAGCCGATCCGCGATGCGCTGACCTCGAGCATCCAGGGCGAGGCGCTCGAAGTGGACAAGCGCTGGATCCGCCTGATGACGCAGCAGATCCAGGTGGCGGAAGTCGAGCTGGTGGCCGAACTCGGCCACGGCAAGGCGAACTTCGACGAGATCCTCAACATGAAAGTCGGCGACGTGATTTCCATCACGGTCCCGGAATCGATCCAGGCCACGGTCGACGGCGTGCCGGTGATGGAATGCACTTACGGCGTCTCGAATGGCCAGTACGCGCTGAAGGTCGAGAAACTGCTGGCCAACAGCGACAGCTTCAATCAGGAGAAACACAATGTCTGA
- the fliN gene encoding flagellar motor switch protein FliN has translation MSDNMDDQNLDDDWGAAIAEQAAAEAAALQKQQTASAASAAVFQDFGARTPRPDTPNDIDFILDIPVQLTVELGRTKIAIKNLLQLAQGSVVELDGLAGEPMDVLVNGCLIAQGEVVVVNDKFGIRLTDIITPSERIRKLNK, from the coding sequence ATGTCTGACAATATGGACGACCAGAACCTCGACGACGACTGGGGCGCCGCGATTGCCGAACAGGCGGCGGCGGAAGCGGCGGCGCTGCAGAAGCAGCAGACCGCCAGCGCGGCCAGCGCCGCCGTCTTCCAGGATTTCGGCGCCAGGACGCCGCGTCCGGACACCCCGAACGACATCGACTTCATCCTCGACATCCCGGTCCAGCTGACCGTGGAACTGGGCCGCACCAAGATCGCGATCAAGAACCTGCTGCAGCTCGCGCAGGGCTCGGTCGTCGAACTGGACGGCCTGGCCGGCGAGCCGATGGACGTGCTCGTGAACGGCTGCCTGATCGCCCAGGGCGAGGTCGTGGTCGTGAACGACAAGTTCGGTATCCGGCTCACTGATATCATCACGCCATCGGAACGGATCAGAAAATTGAATAAATGA
- the fliO gene encoding flagellar biosynthetic protein FliO, protein MAERATTVGEVPTTAGPVTGPAPDTASMPAAPAAIPGTPANPAPMPQAAPGPSAGTLLQTILAPVLVLALLAALAWAMKRYGPRVAGSSANLRMVGALNIGGRERIMVVEVGDQWIVVGASPGRVNALATMPRQDGGARGGATLAGHAAPAASFSDWLKQTLDKRNAK, encoded by the coding sequence GTGGCCGAACGCGCCACCACCGTCGGCGAAGTGCCGACCACGGCCGGCCCGGTGACGGGCCCCGCACCCGATACGGCCAGCATGCCGGCCGCTCCGGCGGCGATCCCGGGCACGCCGGCCAACCCGGCACCCATGCCGCAGGCGGCGCCCGGCCCCTCGGCCGGCACCCTGCTGCAGACCATCCTCGCCCCGGTGCTGGTGCTGGCCCTGCTGGCCGCGCTGGCCTGGGCCATGAAACGCTACGGTCCGCGCGTGGCCGGCAGTTCGGCCAACCTGCGCATGGTCGGGGCCCTGAACATCGGCGGGCGCGAACGCATCATGGTGGTGGAAGTAGGCGACCAGTGGATCGTGGTCGGCGCCTCGCCGGGACGCGTGAACGCACTGGCGACCATGCCCCGGCAGGACGGCGGCGCCCGGGGCGGCGCCACCCTGGCCGGCCATGCAGCGCCGGCGGCCAGTTTTTCCGACTGGCTCAAGCAGACGCTCGACAAGCGCAATGCGAAGTAA
- the fliP gene encoding flagellar type III secretion system pore protein FliP (The bacterial flagellar biogenesis protein FliP forms a type III secretion system (T3SS)-type pore required for flagellar assembly.), with protein MQRKHLILLTAGLALLPLAALAQPGIPAFTTSPVAGGTQYSLPVQTLLLMTAFTFLPAALLMMTSFTRIIIVLSLLRQAIGTQTAPPNQVMVGLALFLTLFVMGPTFDKIYTDAYLPLQENRIQMTEAMSRGAQPLKDFMVKQTRQSDLAMFVKISRTPALQGPEDIPLRVLIPAFVTSELKTAFQIGFAIFIPFLIIDMVVASVLMSMGMMMMSPAVISLPFKMMLFVLVDGWQLLLGSLSQSFN; from the coding sequence ATGCAACGTAAACACCTCATTTTGCTGACCGCGGGCCTGGCCCTGCTGCCGCTGGCCGCGCTGGCCCAGCCTGGCATCCCGGCCTTCACCACCAGCCCGGTCGCGGGCGGCACCCAGTATTCGCTGCCGGTACAGACGCTGCTCCTGATGACGGCGTTTACTTTCCTGCCGGCGGCGCTCTTGATGATGACCAGTTTTACCCGCATCATCATCGTGCTGTCGCTGCTGCGCCAGGCCATCGGCACGCAAACCGCGCCGCCGAACCAGGTGATGGTGGGCCTGGCCCTGTTCCTGACCCTGTTCGTGATGGGGCCGACCTTCGACAAGATCTATACGGACGCCTACCTGCCGCTGCAGGAAAACCGCATCCAGATGACCGAAGCGATGAGCCGCGGCGCCCAGCCGCTGAAGGACTTCATGGTCAAGCAGACGCGCCAGTCCGACCTCGCCATGTTCGTCAAGATTTCGCGCACCCCGGCCCTGCAGGGTCCGGAAGACATCCCGCTGCGCGTCCTGATCCCGGCCTTTGTCACCAGCGAACTGAAAACCGCCTTCCAGATCGGCTTCGCCATCTTCATCCCCTTCCTCATCATCGACATGGTGGTCGCCTCGGTCCTGATGTCGATGGGTATGATGATGATGTCGCCGGCGGTGATTTCGCTGCCGTTCAAGATGATGCTGTTCGTGCTGGTCGACGGCTGGCAATTGCTGCTGGGCTCGCTGTCCCAGAGCTTCAATTAG
- the fliQ gene encoding flagellar biosynthesis protein FliQ has product MTPETVMTMGRTAMEITLLVSAPLLLVALVIGLVVSIFQAATQINEATLSFIPKLIGVFVALVVAGPWMLSVMLDYMRQVFTGIPNMVS; this is encoded by the coding sequence ATGACTCCGGAAACCGTCATGACCATGGGCCGCACGGCGATGGAAATCACGCTGCTGGTGTCCGCGCCGCTGCTGCTCGTCGCCCTCGTCATCGGCCTGGTGGTCAGCATCTTCCAGGCCGCCACCCAGATCAACGAGGCCACCCTCTCGTTCATCCCGAAGCTGATCGGCGTGTTCGTCGCCCTGGTCGTGGCCGGCCCGTGGATGCTGTCGGTCATGCTCGACTACATGCGCCAGGTGTTCACCGGCATCCCCAACATGGTCAGTTGA
- the udk gene encoding uridine kinase — protein MNEISFQPFVIGVAGGSGSGKSTVTQQVLASFGTEMVSVVMQDDYYRDQSDLTPEVRRKQNYDHPQAFDWPLLVQHVRALRNGEAIEMPEYDFTIDNRSNKTIPVKPAPVIVIEGLFALYDADLRKMMSLKIFVDTAPDVRFIRRMQRDIAERGRTTESIVSQYLETVRPMHKQFIEPTKRHADVILPHGANGPAVDVITTKVASVIGQLKRP, from the coding sequence ATGAATGAGATTTCTTTCCAGCCCTTTGTCATTGGTGTCGCCGGCGGCAGCGGCAGCGGCAAGTCGACAGTGACCCAGCAAGTGCTGGCGTCCTTCGGCACCGAGATGGTCTCGGTCGTGATGCAGGACGATTACTACCGCGACCAGTCCGACCTCACCCCGGAAGTGCGCCGCAAGCAGAACTACGACCACCCGCAAGCCTTCGACTGGCCCCTGCTGGTGCAGCACGTGCGCGCCCTGCGCAATGGCGAAGCGATCGAGATGCCGGAATACGACTTCACGATCGACAACCGCTCGAACAAGACCATTCCCGTCAAGCCGGCCCCGGTCATCGTCATCGAGGGCCTGTTCGCCCTGTACGACGCGGACTTGCGCAAGATGATGTCGCTGAAGATCTTCGTCGACACCGCGCCCGACGTGCGCTTCATCCGCCGCATGCAGCGCGATATTGCCGAACGCGGCCGCACGACGGAGAGCATCGTCAGCCAGTACCTGGAAACGGTGCGCCCGATGCACAAGCAGTTCATCGAGCCAACCAAGCGCCACGCCGACGTGATCCTGCCGCACGGGGCCAACGGACCGGCGGTCGACGTCATCACCACCAAGGTCGCGAGCGTCATCGGCCAACTGAAGCGGCCCTGA
- a CDS encoding EAL domain-containing protein, which produces MNLTPLPLAVFVVDAAGVLTSWNRACERLAGYKVGDIQGRRLDELIAFDDLPGVTPSIAARANFDSSGYLVCADGRRLPVRMTIAPQSLDPEQPGNYSVIVVPRAGLPAPRYALIQDLPVADIIEGLPCVFYVIDQSGHLLLWNRQLEEALEMSSEELPTTDVQFFFDEKDRARIVQKIMDAFERGSSSHEAELVGKHGKRTTFLFQCARTNLGDLPCIFGTGVDISARKRTEQGLRVRERAMYASVNAIVITCGEDGEHKIEYVNPAFEQMTGYTLAEIKGRDPRFMRIEGCDVHEHQRIREALQNKRSVQSILRNARKNGEVFWNDLRIDPVANVEGEVTHFVAVINDITEARHYERRLHHLAHHDPLTGLANRTLLQERLKTAIESSRNRGLPGALAFLDLDNFKHINDNFGHEAGDIVLREIANRLRVKVREDDTVARVGGDEFVLVIANQPSLDHIADLVERIRQSVALPILAAGQEIIAGTSIGVSLFPHDGDNVDRVMRAADAAMYHAKTLGKNNCQFYSNELNQAVHQHLMLEASLSRAIGNEELVLGYQPKVDLRTGKVVGAEALVRWHHPEQGVVPPDEFIPVAEETGLIVPLGQWVIDEACRALKTLGALGIDDFVISVNLSARQLRHRQFASGLARTLARHGVDPRTLELEVTESQLMDHPDEATDALAQLKALGVRLSIDDFGTGYSSLSHLQKFPVDFIKIDRSFLSGDIHNGHFVITRAIIALGHNLKMKVIAEGVETLEQLVFLRDHGCDQMQGFYFSPALSQSALQDMLARDARLPC; this is translated from the coding sequence TTGAATCTCACGCCCTTACCACTTGCGGTATTCGTCGTCGACGCGGCCGGCGTCCTGACGAGCTGGAACCGCGCATGCGAGCGGCTCGCAGGGTACAAGGTGGGCGACATCCAGGGCCGCAGGCTTGACGAACTGATCGCCTTCGACGACCTGCCTGGCGTGACGCCGTCGATCGCGGCGCGCGCCAATTTCGATTCCAGCGGCTACCTGGTGTGCGCCGACGGGCGGCGCCTGCCGGTACGGATGACGATCGCGCCGCAATCGCTCGACCCCGAGCAGCCGGGCAACTACAGCGTGATCGTGGTGCCGCGCGCCGGCCTGCCCGCGCCCCGCTATGCGCTGATCCAGGACCTGCCGGTCGCCGACATCATCGAGGGCCTGCCCTGCGTCTTCTATGTGATCGACCAGAGCGGGCACTTGCTGCTGTGGAACCGCCAGCTCGAGGAAGCGCTGGAGATGTCGAGCGAAGAGCTGCCCACGACCGATGTCCAGTTCTTCTTCGACGAAAAGGACCGCGCAAGGATCGTCCAGAAGATCATGGACGCCTTCGAACGCGGCAGCTCCTCGCACGAGGCGGAACTGGTCGGCAAGCACGGCAAGCGCACCACCTTCCTGTTCCAGTGCGCCCGCACCAACCTGGGCGACCTGCCCTGCATCTTCGGCACGGGCGTGGACATCAGCGCGCGCAAGCGCACCGAACAGGGCTTGCGGGTACGCGAACGCGCCATGTACGCGAGCGTGAACGCGATCGTGATCACCTGCGGCGAAGACGGCGAGCACAAGATCGAGTACGTCAACCCCGCTTTTGAACAGATGACCGGCTACACGCTGGCGGAAATCAAGGGACGCGATCCGCGCTTCATGCGCATCGAAGGCTGCGACGTGCACGAGCACCAGCGCATTCGCGAGGCCCTGCAGAACAAGCGGAGCGTGCAATCCATCCTGCGCAATGCCCGCAAGAACGGCGAAGTGTTCTGGAACGACCTGCGCATCGATCCGGTCGCCAACGTCGAGGGCGAAGTCACCCACTTCGTTGCCGTCATCAACGACATCACCGAGGCGCGCCACTACGAGCGGCGCCTGCACCACCTCGCCCACCACGATCCGCTCACCGGGCTGGCCAACCGCACGCTCTTGCAGGAGCGCCTGAAAACGGCAATCGAGAGTTCGCGCAACCGCGGCCTGCCGGGCGCCCTCGCCTTTCTCGACCTCGACAATTTCAAGCACATCAACGACAACTTCGGCCACGAGGCGGGCGACATCGTGCTGCGCGAAATCGCCAACCGCCTGCGCGTCAAGGTGCGCGAAGACGACACGGTCGCGCGCGTCGGCGGCGACGAGTTCGTGCTCGTCATCGCCAACCAGCCGAGCCTCGACCATATTGCCGACCTGGTGGAACGCATCCGCCAGAGCGTCGCCCTGCCCATCCTGGCGGCCGGCCAGGAAATCATCGCCGGCACCAGCATCGGGGTGAGCCTGTTCCCGCACGACGGCGACAACGTCGACCGCGTGATGCGCGCCGCCGACGCCGCCATGTACCACGCCAAGACGCTGGGCAAGAACAACTGCCAGTTCTATTCGAACGAACTGAACCAGGCCGTGCACCAGCACCTGATGCTCGAAGCGAGCCTCAGCCGTGCGATCGGCAACGAGGAACTGGTGCTCGGCTACCAGCCCAAGGTGGACCTGCGCACCGGCAAGGTGGTCGGCGCGGAAGCCCTGGTGCGCTGGCATCATCCCGAACAGGGCGTGGTGCCGCCGGACGAATTCATTCCCGTGGCCGAGGAGACCGGCCTGATCGTCCCGCTCGGGCAGTGGGTGATCGACGAAGCCTGCCGCGCCCTGAAAACCCTGGGGGCGCTCGGCATCGACGACTTCGTCATCTCGGTGAACCTGTCGGCGCGCCAGCTGCGCCATCGCCAGTTCGCCAGCGGCCTGGCACGCACCCTGGCGCGCCACGGCGTCGATCCGCGCACCCTCGAACTGGAAGTCACGGAAAGCCAGCTGATGGACCATCCGGACGAAGCTACCGACGCCCTCGCCCAGCTCAAGGCACTCGGCGTGCGCCTGTCGATCGACGACTTCGGCACGGGCTATTCGAGCCTGAGCCACTTGCAGAAATTCCCCGTGGACTTCATCAAGATCGACCGCTCCTTCCTCAGCGGCGACATCCACAATGGCCACTTCGTGATCACGCGCGCCATCATCGCGCTGGGCCATAACCTGAAGATGAAGGTGATCGCCGAAGGCGTGGAAACGCTCGAACAGCTCGTCTTCCTGCGCGACCACGGCTGCGACCAGATGC